The following is a genomic window from Verrucomicrobiota bacterium.
CAGTTCGTGCTGCTGGTCATCGGCCTCGTCGTGGCAGGCAGCCTGTTTATCAATCCCCAGATGGACATCGAACGCGACCGCCGTCGGTTGAAGAATAATCTTTACACGCTCTCCTGCGACGAGATTACGACGCGCTTCCGGAACCTCTATCACAGCTTCGCGACCGTGATGGGCGCGCAAATCATCATCTCGGCGATCAACACGACGCTGACGGCCATTTTTGTCCTCTCCGTGAAATTGCCCTACGCGAGCGTCATCATAGGCGTCACCTTCCTGTGCGGCCTGTTGCCGATTATCGGAAACATCATCAGCAACTCCGTGATCGTCGGGATTGGCTTTACGATTTCTCCCATGCTCGCCATGGCCGCGCTCGCATTCCTGGTCATCCTGCACAAGCTGGAGTATTTCCTGAACAGCAAGATTATCGGCGACCGCATCAAGAACCCGGTCTGGCTCACGCTGCTGGGATTGATCGTCGGCGAACGGGTGCTGGGTATCCCCGGCATGATTCTCGCCCCGGTCATTCTCCACTACGTCAAAATGGAGGCGGCGCAGATCGAGGTCAGCGAGGAGAAGGAGGAATTCGCTCTGGCCGGGGAAAATGATCCGCGGAATTCCGGCCGCGGCTTCTAATTTGAAGCCGATCAGCAAACTTCGTGTCGCTGCCGCGCAGATGAAATTCCGCGATTTGCCCGCGGAGAATCTGGACTGGATCGGGGAGGTAGCTCACCGCAAGGCGCGAGAGGGCGTGGACGCCATCCTGTTCCCGGAATGCGCCGTGACCGGCTACAACCGCGATTTCGATGGATTATCGAGAGCGACAGCGACGGCCCGGCGAGCTCTGGAATTCCTGAGCCAGACCGCCCGAAGGGCGCGCTGCCATCTCCTGGTCGGGTGTCCAACTTTCACCGGTGCGCGGCTCTTCAACTCCCTGGTGGTTTTTGACCGGCGCGGGCGGGAAACCTTCCGTTACTCCAAGATTCATCTGACGGCGCGCGACCGGCGTTTCTTTGCGCCGGGAAACTCGATCGCGTTCTTTCACCTCGACCGCGTCCCGTGCACGGCCATCATCTGTCATGAACGCCGCTTTCCCGAGCTGGTTCGCCTGCCGGTCATGCTGGGCGCGCAAATCCTTTTTCATCCGAACGCGGGCCTGGACTCCCTGCCGGTCTCGAAGGCCAAACGAAAGGGTCGCGACGGCATCGTGGCGCGGGCGTTCGAGAACGAGATCTTCTATGTCTTCGCGAATTCCGTCGGCCCGCAAGGGGACGGTTTGTGGTCTGCCGGAGACTCCAAAATCGTCGGCCCGGACT
Proteins encoded in this region:
- a CDS encoding AI-2E family transporter, which gives rise to MIRPARLSYLFIFGLLVLVGWTHMATPLITVLFAYFALDRLSAGLFLLPALDALNATVKKWMVVAIFALLVTGILYAFGHFTKEAVEALPAIADKSIPRIVQFAEENRLPLPFDNPEALPKEELQSGAAKPFTLTKEDLQQRAVKAIKENLHFLGNFAKATTMQFVLLVIGLVVAGSLFINPQMDIERDRRRLKNNLYTLSCDEITTRFRNLYHSFATVMGAQIIISAINTTLTAIFVLSVKLPYASVIIGVTFLCGLLPIIGNIISNSVIVGIGFTISPMLAMAALAFLVILHKLEYFLNSKIIGDRIKNPVWLTLLGLIVGERVLGIPGMILAPVILHYVKMEAAQIEVSEEKEEFALAGENDPRNSGRGF
- a CDS encoding carbon-nitrogen hydrolase family protein — its product is MIRGIPAAASNLKPISKLRVAAAQMKFRDLPAENLDWIGEVAHRKAREGVDAILFPECAVTGYNRDFDGLSRATATARRALEFLSQTARRARCHLLVGCPTFTGARLFNSLVVFDRRGRETFRYSKIHLTARDRRFFAPGNSIAFFHLDRVPCTAIICHERRFPELVRLPVMLGAQILFHPNAGLDSLPVSKAKRKGRDGIVARAFENEIFYVFANSVGPQGDGLWSAGDSKIVGPDSRILALANNRDARVIDAELDLTKAGRQYAREALVQPAFLRAHWRSLLAACRRQLRKSKTT